A single region of the Salmo salar chromosome ssa16, Ssal_v3.1, whole genome shotgun sequence genome encodes:
- the LOC106574280 gene encoding ribosome biogenesis protein SLX9 homolog yields the protein MVGKIKRVREKLHQAAVKLDSPPFGGARSTDLEKAPIPVITSGSFIFDVNKTNNAQLHIKKYENAKTPLSSFPSGIFAGTQISPEALVQTLTFEEPSNDTGTPAQKVPDEKKQQTKKEKMKERRDRWLNKISSIKLAKEQQVAQAKRAAMPVVGDMRPLADALPELCQLIPSTTKTSRKASRKNRVPVKKKPEPTDFSLMKPAQKRKLLESETSRFSEAVKNLAHSKTNPLAAIGEHLRKRLKQEEEQGPS from the exons ATGGTTGGAAAGATAAAGCGGGTCCGCGAAAAGCTTCACCAGGCTGCGGTTAAACTTGACAGTCCGCCGTTCGGTGGCGCAAGATCCACAGATTTAGAAAAGGCACCGATTCCTGTGATTACAAGTGGTTCATTCATCTTCGATGTAAACAAGACAAACAATGCACAGCTGCACATAAAGAAGTATGAAAATGCGAAG ACCCCACTGAGTTCCTTTCCAAGTGGAATCTTTGCTGGCACACAAATCAGCCCTGAAGCCCTCGTGCAAACTCTGACGTTTGAAGAACCATCCAACGACACTGGTACACCTGCACAGAAAG tccCCGATGAGAAGAAGCAGCAGACGAAGAAAGAGAAGATGAAGGAGAGGCGAGACAGGTGGCTAAACA AGATCAGCTCCATCAAGCTGGCCAAGGAGCAACAAGTGGCCCAGGCTAAGAGGGCGGCCATGCCCGTTGTGGGTGACATGAGGCCGCTGGCAGACGCCCTACCAGAACTCTGCCAGCTCATCCCCTCCACCACCAAGACCTCCAGAAAGGCCTCCAGAAAGAATAGGGT gcCAGTGAAGAAGAAGCCAGAACCAACAGACTTCAGCCTGATGAAGCCAGCACAAAAACGCAAACTCCT GGAGAGTGAGACCAGCCGGTTTAGTGAAGCTGTGAAGAACCTGGCACACAGCAAGACTAACCCTCTGGCAGCTATTGGTGAGCATCTGAGGAAGAGACTGAAGCAGGAAGAGGAGCAGGGGCCTAGCTAA